In one Carassius carassius chromosome 14, fCarCar2.1, whole genome shotgun sequence genomic region, the following are encoded:
- the LOC132156909 gene encoding V-set domain-containing T-cell activation inhibitor 1-like isoform X3, with amino-acid sequence MLWLILCVVDVLVASFEVTVPNKHLLAIQGHPAVLGCEFTPDPDLSSLVVTWQRQEDSQVVHSYYYQQDQLDRQSPEYHTRTSLYVSELHKGNASLRIAAVRPKDAGHYMCIVSNTKGTGKDLMEVTYEELHKGNASLRIAAVRPKDAGWYLCTVSNTKGTGRALMQVTYGALYSEPRLSIHVNSSTLKVQFETEGFPKPEVIWLGEHDQNLSYNLEIHGQTEDGLYFIKSICEAQKPVINISFTLKNPLLNQNLQRPVVLSYDEDTTDHMIIVLAVLSVVCILLVIGIIWLAVQKQNKQRSSL; translated from the exons CCTCGTTTGAAGTGACTGTCCCTAATAAACATCTGCTGGCAATTCAAGGTCATCCAGCTGTACTGGGCTGTGAGTTCACACCTGATCCTGACCTGTCCAGTCTGGTTGTTACCTGGCAACGACAGGAAGACTCACAAGTTGTTCATAGTTACTATTATCAACAGGACCAACTGGACCGACAGAGTCCAGAATACCACACTCGGACCTCATTGTATGTTTCAGAGCTTCATAAAGGAAATGCCTCTCTAAGGATTGCAGCAGTTAGACCAAAAGATGCAGGCCATTACATGTGCATAGTGAGCAACACAAAGGGAACAGGAAAAGACCTGATGGAAGTGACCTATGAAG AGCTTCATAAAGGAAATGCCTCTCTAAGGATTGCAGCAGTTAGACCGAAAGATGCAGGTTGGTACCTGTGCACAGTGAGCAACACAAAGGGAACAGGAAGAGCCTTAATGCAAGTGACCTATGGAG CTCTTTACTCTGAGCCCAGGTTAAGCATCCATGTAAACTCATCTACTTTGAAAGTGCAGTTTGAGACAGAAGGTTTTCCCAAACCTGAGGTGATCTGGCTGGGGGAACATGACCAGAACCTCAGCTATAACCTGGAGATCCACGGCCAGACAGAAGATGGACTTTATTTCATAAAGAGCATCTGTGAGGCCCAGAAGCCAGTGATTAATATCTCATTTACACTAAAGAACCCCCTCCTGAACCAGAACCTGCAGAGACCAGTGGTTCTCAGCTATG ATGAGGACACCACAGACCATATGATCATTGTACTTGCTGTCCTCTCAGTGGTTTGCATTCTTCTGGTTATTGGCATCATATGGTTAGCAGTGCAGAAGCAGAACAAGCAGAGATCTTCCCTGTGA
- the LOC132156909 gene encoding butyrophilin subfamily 1 member A1-like isoform X1: MLWLILCVVDVLVASFEVTVPNKHLLAIQGHPAVLGCEFTPDPDLSSLVVTWQRQEDSQVVHSYYYQQDQLDRQSPEYHTRTSLYVSELHKGNASLRIAAVRPKDAGHYMCIVSNTKGTGKDLMEVTYEASFEVTIPNKHLVAIRGRPAVLGCEFTPDPDLSNLVVTWQRQEDAQVVHSYYYQQDQLDRQSPEYHTRTSLYVSELHKGNASLRIAAVRPKDAGWYLCTVSNTKGTGRALMQVTYGALYSEPRLSIHVNSSTLKVQFETEGFPKPEVIWLGEHDQNLSYNLEIHGQTEDGLYFIKSICEAQKPVINISFTLKNPLLNQNLQRPVVLSYDEDTTDHMIIVLAVLSVVCILLVIGIIWLAVQKQNKQRSSL; this comes from the exons CCTCGTTTGAAGTGACTGTCCCTAATAAACATCTGCTGGCAATTCAAGGTCATCCAGCTGTACTGGGCTGTGAGTTCACACCTGATCCTGACCTGTCCAGTCTGGTTGTTACCTGGCAACGACAGGAAGACTCACAAGTTGTTCATAGTTACTATTATCAACAGGACCAACTGGACCGACAGAGTCCAGAATACCACACTCGGACCTCATTGTATGTTTCAGAGCTTCATAAAGGAAATGCCTCTCTAAGGATTGCAGCAGTTAGACCAAAAGATGCAGGCCATTACATGTGCATAGTGAGCAACACAAAGGGAACAGGAAAAGACCTGATGGAAGTGACCTATGAAG CCTCGTTTGAGGTGACTATCCCTAATAAACATCTGGTAGCAATCCGAGGTCGTCCAGCTGTACTGGGCTGTGAGTTCACACCTGATCCTGACCTCTCCAACTTGGTTGTTACCTGGCAAAGACAGGAAGATGCACAGGTTGTCCACAGTTACTATTATCAACAGGACCAATTGGACCGACAGAGTCCAGAATACCACACTCGGACCTCATTGTATGTTTCAGAGCTTCATAAAGGAAATGCCTCTCTAAGGATTGCAGCAGTTAGACCGAAAGATGCAGGTTGGTACCTGTGCACAGTGAGCAACACAAAGGGAACAGGAAGAGCCTTAATGCAAGTGACCTATGGAG CTCTTTACTCTGAGCCCAGGTTAAGCATCCATGTAAACTCATCTACTTTGAAAGTGCAGTTTGAGACAGAAGGTTTTCCCAAACCTGAGGTGATCTGGCTGGGGGAACATGACCAGAACCTCAGCTATAACCTGGAGATCCACGGCCAGACAGAAGATGGACTTTATTTCATAAAGAGCATCTGTGAGGCCCAGAAGCCAGTGATTAATATCTCATTTACACTAAAGAACCCCCTCCTGAACCAGAACCTGCAGAGACCAGTGGTTCTCAGCTATG ATGAGGACACCACAGACCATATGATCATTGTACTTGCTGTCCTCTCAGTGGTTTGCATTCTTCTGGTTATTGGCATCATATGGTTAGCAGTGCAGAAGCAGAACAAGCAGAGATCTTCCCTGTGA
- the LOC132156909 gene encoding V-set domain-containing T-cell activation inhibitor 1-like isoform X2: MLWLILCVVDVLVELHKGNASLRIAAVRPKDAGHYMCIVSNTKGTGKDLMEVTYEASFEVTIPNKHLVAIRGRPAVLGCEFTPDPDLSNLVVTWQRQEDAQVVHSYYYQQDQLDRQSPEYHTRTSLYVSELHKGNASLRIAAVRPKDAGWYLCTVSNTKGTGRALMQVTYGALYSEPRLSIHVNSSTLKVQFETEGFPKPEVIWLGEHDQNLSYNLEIHGQTEDGLYFIKSICEAQKPVINISFTLKNPLLNQNLQRPVVLSYDEDTTDHMIIVLAVLSVVCILLVIGIIWLAVQKQNKQRSSL; the protein is encoded by the exons AGCTTCATAAAGGAAATGCCTCTCTAAGGATTGCAGCAGTTAGACCAAAAGATGCAGGCCATTACATGTGCATAGTGAGCAACACAAAGGGAACAGGAAAAGACCTGATGGAAGTGACCTATGAAG CCTCGTTTGAGGTGACTATCCCTAATAAACATCTGGTAGCAATCCGAGGTCGTCCAGCTGTACTGGGCTGTGAGTTCACACCTGATCCTGACCTCTCCAACTTGGTTGTTACCTGGCAAAGACAGGAAGATGCACAGGTTGTCCACAGTTACTATTATCAACAGGACCAATTGGACCGACAGAGTCCAGAATACCACACTCGGACCTCATTGTATGTTTCAGAGCTTCATAAAGGAAATGCCTCTCTAAGGATTGCAGCAGTTAGACCGAAAGATGCAGGTTGGTACCTGTGCACAGTGAGCAACACAAAGGGAACAGGAAGAGCCTTAATGCAAGTGACCTATGGAG CTCTTTACTCTGAGCCCAGGTTAAGCATCCATGTAAACTCATCTACTTTGAAAGTGCAGTTTGAGACAGAAGGTTTTCCCAAACCTGAGGTGATCTGGCTGGGGGAACATGACCAGAACCTCAGCTATAACCTGGAGATCCACGGCCAGACAGAAGATGGACTTTATTTCATAAAGAGCATCTGTGAGGCCCAGAAGCCAGTGATTAATATCTCATTTACACTAAAGAACCCCCTCCTGAACCAGAACCTGCAGAGACCAGTGGTTCTCAGCTATG ATGAGGACACCACAGACCATATGATCATTGTACTTGCTGTCCTCTCAGTGGTTTGCATTCTTCTGGTTATTGGCATCATATGGTTAGCAGTGCAGAAGCAGAACAAGCAGAGATCTTCCCTGTGA